GGGCCGGCTGCGGCGCGATCTGAACAAGAATGAACTGCTGGTGGCCCAGTTGCAGTTGCAGATTGAGCAGGCCACTGATGCAGAGAAGGCGTTGTGGGCGGATCTGTGGTCGACGCCTCAGGCGGTGATCTGGGAAGAGTCCCATACGCATCGTGAGGTTGCGCAATATGTGCGGTGGAAGGTTCGTGCCGAGCAGGGCGACCTGAAGGCTGCTGCGGAGGCGCGGCAGTTGTCTGACCGTCTCGGGTTGAATCCGCTGGCGCTGATGCGTCTGCGGGCCGAGGTTGAGCATGTCGACGAGGTGGAGAACCGTGGCAAGCGCCGGCGGGAAACGTCGGTGCCGCAGCGGAAGAATCCTCCGAAGGATGATCCGCGCTCGAGTCTCTACGCCGTGTGACCCGTGCTGCTGGTCGTTCCGGGTCCAGACCCGGAACCCTGGCCAACCCTGGGGCCGCAGATATGCGATCTGATCGAGGATCGTGCGATCTATGGCCCGGGTTCGTTGCAGGGGGAGCCGTACGAGATTGACCCGGAGTTTCGGGCGTTCATCCATCGTGCTTTCGAGGTGTTCCCGAAAGGTCATCCTTGGGAGGGACGTCGTCGGTTCAAACGGGTTGGACTGTCAGTCCGCAAGGGGTTGGCGAAGACAGAGAAGCAGGCGCTCCTAGCGTTCTGTGAGCTTCATCCGGAGGGGCCGACCCGGTTTGACGGGTGGGATGCCTCGGGGAATCCGGTGGGTAGGCCGGTGAACTCGCCGTACATTCCGATGTTGGCGGTGTCGGTGGAGCAGGTTGAGGAACTTGCTTACGGCGCTTTGAAGTACATCGTCGAAGAAGGCCCTGATGCGGACCTGTTCGATTCGACGTTGGATCGGATTGTGCGGCTGAATGATCACGGTCGTGCTGACGGCAAAGCGGTCGCATTGTCGAACAACCCAGGGTCTCGTGACGGCGCTCGTACGACGATGAACTGTTTCGATGAGCCGCACCGGCTGTATTTGCCGCGGCAGTTGAAGGCGCACCAGACGATGGATGCGAACCTGCCGAAACGTCCGCTGGATGATCCGTGGTCGTTGTATGTGGGGACTGCCGGTCAACCCGGTCAGGGTTCGGTGGCTGAAGAGATTCACATCGAGGCCACGCAGATCGCTGAAGGCAAAATTCAGCGTCCGGACTTGTTCTATCTGTATCGCACGGATGACGATCCCGAACGGGATCTGTCGGATAAGGACGAGCGGATTCGGGCGATCGCTGAGGCGACCGCCCGATCGGCGAGTTCGGTCCGGGCCAGTTCGACGAGATCGCTTCGAAGTGGGATCGCCCTGGCGCGATGGGCCGTATCTCGAGCGGGTGTGGTTGAACCGGTGGAAACGTCAGGGCGACCAGGCGTTTGACATGAAGAAGATCAAACGGGTTTGTGCCGCTCAGGGGAGCGCATCCCTAAGGGCGGGTTCATCACTCTCGGTTTCGATGGCGCCCGGTTCCGTGACGCTACCGCGTTGGTGGCGACGAGCATCGACACCGGGTTGCAGGAGTTGCTGGGTTGTGGGAACGCCCGACGATGACGACCTAGAAGACGACGGTTGGGAAGTCAAGAAGCTTGAGGTGACCGCCGCCGTCGAGGACGCCATGACCCGGTATGCGGTGTGGAAGATGTACGCCGACCCCCACACTGGACCGAAACGGTCGGCTCGTGGGCTGCGAAATGGCCTGACCGGGTGGAGGAGTGGTGGACCGCCCGAGTGAAGCCGATGGCGTACACGCTGCGCGAGTATCGGGAAGCCATCGACTCGGGGTCGATCACATTCGGTGGCGAACACAGCCACGAGGACTTTGTCAGGCACCTCGGAAACGCGGGCCGCAAGGAACTGAAGATCGTGGACGACGAGGGGAAACCCTTGGATGTCCTCCAGAAGCAAGATGGTCGGGCTGACCTCAAGTTTGATGCCGCGATGGCGTCGGTGCTGTCGTGGAAAGCCTGTCTGGACGCACGCAAGTCAGGGGCTCGACCGCCAAGGCCGGTCGGAATGCCACGTCGCATCTACTGAGAGGGGTGGTGCATGATTCCGGTGACGCCGGCCGAATGGCTCCCCGTCCTCACAGCCCGTTTGGATGCTGCGCAGCCGCGAATCAGTCTGCTGCGTCGCTACGTTGACGGCGACGCCCCGCTCCCTGAGATGGGTAAGAATGTGCGGGCGTCGTGGCAGCGTTTTCAGCGGCAGTCGCGCGTCAACCTGGCGACGAAGATCTCGTCATCCTTGGCGGAGCGGCTGATCCCCAACGGTATTGATGTTGGCTCCAACACCGACAGTGATGTGGTGGCTGCGGCGCAAAGGATCTGGCGCGATAACCGCATCAAAGGTGTGGTCGCTAAGGAAGCCACCCATCACATGCTGAATTACGCCACCAGCTACATGACTGCATGGGTCGGGGACAATGGGCACGCCGTCATCACGGCGGACTCACCGGAAATGATGTACGCGGCGACTGACCCGTTGCAGCCGTGGAAGGCGCGCGCCGCGATCCGTTGGTGGCGTGACTCGGATGCGGAAACAGACTTTGCGATCGTGTGGTGTCAGATCGGCTGGCAGCTGTTCAGCCGTTCGGTGTGGGTAAACCCTGCCGAGGTGGTGGAGCGGCGCATCCGCAACAACCGTGCCAGTTCGGATCAGTGGGATGCGGCGACAGAGTTCGTCATCACCGGCGAGGGGCCGCCGGTGGTGGTGTTGAACAACCCGCTCGGAATGGGTGAGTTCGAACCCCATCTCGACACCATCACCCGCATCAACGCGGGAATCCTCGAGCGTCGTGTGACATCAGCGATGCAGGCGTGGCGTCAGCGCGCCCTCACGGGAGGTCTGCCACAGAAGGACGCCGAAGGCAACGACATCGATTGGGCGTCGGTGTTCGAGCCGGCGCCTGGTGCGTTGTGGGACATCCCTGCTGGTATCGAGTTGTGGGAGTCCGATGCCACCGATATTAGGCCTCTTCTGGAGGGTGTGAAGGATGACTTGCGGGAGCTGTCGGAGATGTCGGCCACCCCGTTCCCCGCGCTGCTTCCGGGTTCTCAGAATCAGTCGGCTACCGGCTCTGCTGCGATGAAGGAAGCGTTGATCCTGAAGGCGCGTGACCGACTTGACGTGGTTGATACGGGCTTGTCGGCGATCATCTCGAAAGCTTTGCGTATCGAGGGGTTTGAGACCGAGGAGACGATCTCCTTGTCGTGGGAACCGCCGGATCACGTGTCGCTGTCGGAGAAGTATGACGCCGCGGTGAAGGCGAAGGGTGCGGGGGAGTCATGGAAGTCGATTGCCCGCAACATTCTTGGCTACTCGCCGGAGCAGATCGAGCAGGATGCCTTAGATCTGGCTGACGAGCAGCTGATGAGTTTCGTGGACAACGCGAATGCCCGAGTCTGATCGCCTTCTGATCGGCTACCAACAGGCCGTTGCGGACGTCCGCGCGCGGGTGATGAACTACGCCAACGCAATCTGGGGTGGGCTTCCCGCGTTCCGTGATGCTCAGGCAGAGAGGCTGATTGCCCGACTGGTGCCGATGGTGACGGCGGGACAACTTCAAGTCGCGAATCTGACGTCCAGTTATATTGCCCGTGCTGTATCAGGTGGAGTTCCGCTTCCAGTGGATCGAGACGGGGTTACCCGTGGCCGTGGGGTGGACCCCGAACTGTTGTACCGGAGGCCTTTTGAGCAGGTATGGGCCGACCTTTCCGAATCCGCACCGCTGGATGCGGCAGTCGCGGCCGGGGCCACACGGTTGATGCATCTGGTGGCGACGGACATGCAGATGGCGAAGGTACGGCAGGCCGACGCGTCCCTCCAGGCTGCTGGAGTCAAGGCGTACCGGCGGGTGCTGAACGGCCCCAAGAACTGTGCTCTCTGTGTCATCGCCTCTACTCAGCGCTATCACGTTGGTGACCTGTCGCCCATACACCCTGGATGTGACTGTTCGGTCGCTCCGTGAAGTCGGATTGGAACGGCGACCGGGTGATCGATCCGGATCTACTCGAGGACACACACAAGCAGGTGCGGGAACTTACCGGCGCCGACAATCGCGCCGCCCACGACTACCAGAAACTTCTCCTGGTCCGCGACCACGGAGAGATCGGCCCCGTCCTCACATGGCGGGACCAGAACTTCAAAGCCGCCTAGAGCTTCCCTCGCACACCAGTGCGGGGATTTTGAGCGCCGCAACGGCGCACCATCCGACGAAACGTCAGGAGCAACATGCCCGAGGAAACTGCTGCCGCCGAAACGGTTGACCAGCAAGACGACCCGACCGCCGAGGTTGAGACCACCGACAGTGAGCCCACGCTCAGTGTGGAGGATCTCATCGCTGAACGCGACAAGTGGAAGTCGCTGTCTCGCGAGAACGAGAAGGGCCGGAAGGCGAACGCCGACAAGGCCCGCAAGTACGACGAACTGCTGGCGCAGAAGGAACGCGACGAGCAGACCTGG
The window above is part of the Gordonia westfalica genome. Proteins encoded here:
- a CDS encoding phage portal protein, with translation MIPVTPAEWLPVLTARLDAAQPRISLLRRYVDGDAPLPEMGKNVRASWQRFQRQSRVNLATKISSSLAERLIPNGIDVGSNTDSDVVAAAQRIWRDNRIKGVVAKEATHHMLNYATSYMTAWVGDNGHAVITADSPEMMYAATDPLQPWKARAAIRWWRDSDAETDFAIVWCQIGWQLFSRSVWVNPAEVVERRIRNNRASSDQWDAATEFVITGEGPPVVVLNNPLGMGEFEPHLDTITRINAGILERRVTSAMQAWRQRALTGGLPQKDAEGNDIDWASVFEPAPGALWDIPAGIELWESDATDIRPLLEGVKDDLRELSEMSATPFPALLPGSQNQSATGSAAMKEALILKARDRLDVVDTGLSAIISKALRIEGFETEETISLSWEPPDHVSLSEKYDAAVKAKGAGESWKSIARNILGYSPEQIEQDALDLADEQLMSFVDNANARV